The Elaeis guineensis isolate ETL-2024a chromosome 5, EG11, whole genome shotgun sequence DNA segment CAAATATACAGAAAGCTAGTTTAGAAGGTTTGACATCTTTAATTCAAGccaaattaaagtcaagatcttgattaaataaaaaaaaaaaaaaaatcccatagtCCATTAAGACCATTCCTCTGATCAGGAATTTGAGCTATATGCCAAAGCTCGATTTAGCAGGTTCTACTCCTCTGCTTTAATTACTTTCTAGCTTAAAATTTAGTTCCAAGCTTTTATCGTCTATGTTTGGTTGCTTCAGATCATGTCAATTATGTGCCACTTAAAAAGTGGCTTGAATCAATCCCAGAAGCCATGTCTCAAAATCTCCTAGGTAAATTATGACCTAGTGGCCAATTGTTGCATCCTAATAGTGCTTTTTATTATTGCTGGTAGGAGATCCTAACCGTCCAATCAGCTGATTCCTTATCCTCTCGATACACGAGGAAATTAATATGAACCGCACCAAGGGCGTGATGTATAGGCCGTAAATCCACCAAATTAATTCGTTTTTTTAGATATAACCGTTCAAAAGTATTAAAAATGAGATAGAAAACAAAAACGTAGGATTTGTGCCTAGAAGTTACATACCCTGCCAATTACCCTTTAACCATTTTTATTCTTTGAGGAAACCACCAACCCAAAAAGAGCCAACACGACTCCACGCCTGCATGCTTACAAGCATGAACGCATAACACCCTATACATGCCCATGCACGTAAGAAGAGGAACAAAAACAGGAAAAGaataaaaaggaaggaagaagaagaagaagaagaagaaatccaCATCCCCTCATCACACACCCAGTTGATGATTATTCCTGCAGTGCAATCGACTCCAAACGCTGCTGCTCGTAGAACCTCGCAATGAACTCCTCGGCCTTTACATCAATCTCATTCGGCTCTCCATCATCTCCATCATCACCACCATCTCTCTCGGCATCGCCATCTTCGCATGTGTCGAGTACATGGAGGTCCTCCGCAGACGCGTACCCGCTCATGCCATCCGAGTGCATTGGCGATGTCGCAGGGGTGAAAACCTCATGCAAGGAGTCCACCTTCGTTAGCCGGAGGGCCGGGAGGGCCACCACCAGCTCCGGTGGCGCCACCTCTTGGTGCTCAAGCTGGTGGTGGTGGAGGGGACGCATACCGGCCAGCAAACTCTTCCAGAAGCTGGTGCTTTCTGACTGCACCACCACGACGGCCTGCGCAGGCGCCTCCTTCTTCGACGACGGCCGAGTCATGAAGAGCGCGGCCTGGACGAGCCTCAGGGCATTGCTGCGCTTTCTGGGTCTCGGGGTAGTGGTGGGTGTTGACGAAGCCTTCTTAGGGCTCATGGTCATGTCTTtattctcttcttccttctccatgGGGATGGAGTAGCAAGAAAGGGACATAATTGGCTGGCCTAATAAGTTTTTTGTTACTTTGATAATGAGGCTTGAAGCAAGAGTTGGAGCTGACGAAAGATTATATACGAGGGGGTTAAATGGGGTCTTGGTTAGAGGGGAAGAGAAGTGGTATGGGCCTGTGGAGAATATTCTTCGAAGGTGGTGTAACTGGTGGAACGGAAGGAGAACGGACCGTGGGGTCTGGGTGGCTTAGTTTGGTTGGGTCTCGTGGGGAGTTCGTGGGGACGGAGTGAGGGAAAGGTGGGAACGCGGTTCGGGTGGCGAACTCGGCGTGGGAGGTGGCGAGACAGGAGGTGGGAGAGCAATTTTAGGCAGGCTGTTGAAGGGGTCAGCATTTGTCTCAGGCTGGCAGACCTAAATGCTCGGGCTGGGTCGAGTTGTCGCTGGTTAGGAACAGTTACAGTTTATTATTAGATTATATATAGTCCGCGGGTGTTAAAGTCCTGCTTAACAGGGACTAATCATGTATAATAGACTGGTCCATGGTGAACCAGACGTTGAATTGCACTATAAGGGTATCGGTGATTCAAATAAGATCACCATAATGATCTAAGATTACTAATGATCTAAATCTTAAGATAATTTAATCTTTAATGATTTAAGATGATTACGTTGGATAGGATATGGTCCAATGATTAAATATGTTGTAAGGGTAAAAGTAACATGAATATTATCCATCCGGATGCATTTTCGTATCTGAATCAATAAGGATATAGATAGAAATCTAAAGATCCAACTAATATCCGTATCTGTATCTATATccgtcaaagaaaaatagatatagatatggatagacaatTATCTGATCCATATTCGAATATCCGAATCAAcatgtaatcctatataattttatatagtacttat contains these protein-coding regions:
- the LOC105045127 gene encoding uncharacterized protein encodes the protein MSLSCYSIPMEKEEENKDMTMSPKKASSTPTTTPRPRKRSNALRLVQAALFMTRPSSKKEAPAQAVVVVQSESTSFWKSLLAGMRPLHHHQLEHQEVAPPELVVALPALRLTKVDSLHEVFTPATSPMHSDGMSGYASAEDLHVLDTCEDGDAERDGGDDGDDGEPNEIDVKAEEFIARFYEQQRLESIALQE